GTATTCATGCGTTATATTATTCCGCTAATTATTTTATTGATCATCGTCTGTTTTTTATGGCAAGGTTTAGAAAAGGACCCCAATCACCTGCCATCGCCATTAATTAATCAACCGATTTCAGAATTTTCAGCCAATGATTTACTAAAAAAATCAATAACATTAAGAAAAAAAATATTTTTGCAACATTGGACACTGTTAGTCGTGTGGTCAAGCTGGTGTTTAACTTGTGCTGAAGAACAGTCTTTTTTATTAAGTTTGAAGAAAAATCATGCCATTTCTATTTACGGTTTAAATTACCGTGATGAATTTAATCAGGCAAAACAATGGCTAAGACAACAAGGCAATCCCTTTCAAAAAATTATTTTTGACCCGCAAGGGTTACTTGCTATAGATTTAGGCGTTTATGGTGTGCCTGAAAGCTATTTAATCGATCCACAAGGCATTATTCGTTATAAGCAGGTAGGCCCATTAACTTCGTCGATTTGGATACAGAATATGCAACCACTTATTAAACATCTCCATAAAAGTCAATCATAGATTAATTAAAATTTTATCATGCAAGGCGTTAAAAAATTTTTAAAAAAAAATAGTTTAAGAAAACTATTCTGGTTAGCCATTTTTTTTTCTCCATTAGCTTTTTCTGAATTAAGCGAAATGTATGTCTTTGATTCTTCAG
This region of Candidatus Rickettsiella isopodorum genomic DNA includes:
- a CDS encoding DsbE family thiol:disulfide interchange protein, encoding MRYIIPLIILLIIVCFLWQGLEKDPNHLPSPLINQPISEFSANDLLKKSITLRKKIFLQHWTLLVVWSSWCLTCAEEQSFLLSLKKNHAISIYGLNYRDEFNQAKQWLRQQGNPFQKIIFDPQGLLAIDLGVYGVPESYLIDPQGIIRYKQVGPLTSSIWIQNMQPLIKHLHKSQS